Proteins from one Nakamurella multipartita DSM 44233 genomic window:
- a CDS encoding biotin--[acetyl-CoA-carboxylase] ligase, with translation MPDADPSVIRRPIDPVTVAQRLTDPARWSLEFCAQTGSTNADLARRADAGRLASGQVLVTEEQTAGRGRAGRDWHCPPGAGLMFSVALALPAVPVERRGWVGAVLGLSIVAALGRVSGVDARLKWPNDVLIDGAKCAGILGEVAGSRLVVGSGINVSLTRTELPRADATSLALAGGTLDRAALLAGILDELGSWCDRWTAAAGDVDTAGIRAHYREVCVTLGAQVRILLPAQRWVTGIATDVDPTGALVLTDESGRTQSYTVGDVVHVRPA, from the coding sequence GTGCCCGATGCCGACCCCAGCGTGATCCGCCGGCCCATCGACCCGGTGACGGTGGCGCAGCGGCTGACCGACCCGGCCCGCTGGTCGCTGGAGTTCTGCGCGCAGACCGGATCGACCAACGCGGACCTGGCCCGGCGGGCCGACGCCGGCCGGCTGGCGTCCGGGCAGGTGCTGGTCACCGAGGAGCAGACCGCCGGGCGCGGCCGGGCCGGCCGGGACTGGCACTGCCCACCCGGCGCCGGGCTGATGTTCTCGGTCGCGCTCGCGCTGCCCGCCGTCCCGGTCGAGCGCCGGGGGTGGGTCGGGGCCGTGCTCGGCCTGTCGATCGTGGCCGCGCTGGGCCGGGTCAGCGGTGTCGACGCCCGCCTGAAATGGCCGAACGACGTGCTGATCGACGGGGCCAAGTGTGCCGGCATCCTGGGCGAGGTGGCCGGGAGCCGGCTGGTCGTCGGGTCGGGGATCAACGTCTCGCTGACCCGGACCGAGCTGCCCCGGGCCGACGCCACCTCGCTGGCCCTGGCCGGCGGCACCCTGGATCGGGCCGCCCTGCTGGCCGGGATCCTGGACGAGCTGGGCAGCTGGTGCGACCGATGGACGGCGGCCGCCGGCGACGTGGACACCGCCGGTATCCGCGCCCACTATCGGGAGGTGTGCGTCACGCTGGGTGCTCAGGTGCGCATCCTGTTGCCCGCGCAGCGCTGGGTGACCGGGATCGCTACCGATGTCGACCCGACCGGTGCCCTGGTGCTCACCGACGAGTCCGGTCGCACCCAGAGCTACACCGTCGGTGACGTGGTGCACGTCCGGCCGGCGTGA
- a CDS encoding acyl-CoA carboxylase subunit beta translates to MSRTTQAPDGVPDVTPDGPAPTPPHTTAGKLADLDRRLDEHIHAGSATAVQRQHARGKLTARERIDLLLDPGSFVEFDSFARHRSTNFGLERNRPYGDGVVTGYGTVDGREICVFSQDVAVFGGSLGEVYGEKIVKVLDFALRSGRPVVGINEGGGARIQEGVVSLGLYAEIFKRNVHLSGVIPQISLIMGANAGGHVYSPALTDFIVMVDKTSQMFITGPDVVRSVTGEQVTLEELGGARTHNTRSGNAHYLAKDDPEAIEYVRDLLSYLPSNNLSAPPIRPGEAADPDELTADDLALDTLIPDSPNQPYDMAVAVRAVLDDGEFLPVHELYAPNVLVGFGRVQGRSVGIVANQPMHLAGTLDINAAEKAARFVRTCDAFNIPVLTFVDVPGFLPGTEQEWNGIIRRGAKLIYAYAEATVPLVTVITRKAYGGAYDVMGSKHLGADVNLAWPTAQIAVMGASGAVNVLYRKEIGALAEQYGPDSAEVATERSRLQTEYEDTLANPFVAAERGYVDQIIKPSATRGAITRALRVLADKRQTLPPRKHGNIPL, encoded by the coding sequence GTGAGCCGGACCACGCAAGCGCCCGATGGCGTCCCTGATGTCACCCCCGATGGCCCGGCGCCCACCCCGCCGCATACGACGGCCGGCAAGTTGGCCGACCTGGATCGCCGCCTGGACGAGCACATCCACGCCGGCTCCGCGACGGCGGTGCAGCGCCAGCACGCCCGGGGCAAGCTGACCGCCCGGGAGCGGATCGACCTGCTGCTGGACCCCGGCTCGTTCGTCGAGTTCGACTCCTTCGCCCGGCACCGGTCGACCAACTTCGGCCTGGAGCGCAACCGGCCCTACGGCGACGGAGTGGTCACCGGCTACGGCACCGTCGACGGCCGGGAGATCTGCGTGTTCTCCCAGGACGTCGCCGTGTTCGGCGGGTCATTGGGCGAGGTCTACGGCGAGAAGATCGTCAAGGTGCTGGATTTCGCCCTGCGTTCGGGGCGGCCGGTGGTCGGCATCAACGAGGGCGGCGGGGCCCGCATCCAGGAGGGCGTGGTCTCGCTCGGGCTGTACGCGGAGATCTTCAAGCGCAACGTGCACCTGTCCGGGGTGATCCCGCAGATCTCGCTGATCATGGGCGCGAACGCCGGCGGGCACGTCTACTCCCCCGCCTTGACCGACTTCATCGTGATGGTGGACAAGACCTCGCAGATGTTCATCACCGGGCCGGACGTCGTCCGGTCGGTGACCGGCGAGCAGGTCACGCTGGAGGAGTTGGGCGGGGCCCGCACCCACAACACCCGCTCGGGCAACGCGCACTACCTGGCCAAGGACGACCCGGAAGCCATCGAGTACGTCCGGGACCTGCTGTCCTACCTGCCGTCCAACAACCTGTCGGCGCCGCCGATCCGGCCCGGCGAGGCCGCCGACCCGGACGAGCTGACCGCCGACGACCTGGCCCTGGACACCCTGATCCCCGACTCGCCCAACCAGCCCTACGACATGGCGGTCGCCGTCCGGGCGGTGCTCGATGACGGCGAGTTCCTGCCGGTGCACGAGCTGTACGCGCCGAACGTGCTGGTCGGCTTCGGCCGGGTGCAGGGCCGATCGGTCGGCATCGTGGCCAACCAGCCGATGCACCTGGCCGGCACGCTGGACATCAACGCCGCGGAGAAGGCCGCCCGGTTCGTGCGGACCTGCGACGCGTTCAACATCCCGGTCCTGACCTTCGTGGACGTGCCGGGCTTCCTGCCGGGCACCGAGCAGGAGTGGAACGGCATCATCCGCCGCGGCGCCAAGCTGATCTACGCCTACGCCGAGGCGACCGTCCCGCTGGTCACCGTGATCACCCGTAAGGCCTACGGGGGCGCCTACGACGTGATGGGCTCCAAGCACCTGGGGGCCGACGTCAACCTGGCCTGGCCGACCGCGCAGATCGCCGTGATGGGCGCCTCCGGTGCGGTGAACGTGTTGTACCGCAAGGAGATCGGCGCGCTGGCCGAGCAATACGGGCCCGATTCGGCGGAGGTCGCGACGGAGCGGTCGCGGCTGCAGACCGAGTACGAGGACACCCTGGCCAACCCGTTCGTGGCCGCCGAGCGCGGTTATGTCGACCAGATCATCAAGCCGTCGGCGACCCGCGGGGCGATCACCCGGGCGCTGCGGGTGCTGGCCGACAAGCGGCAGACGCTGCCGCCGCGCAAGCACGGGAACATCCCGCTGTGA
- a CDS encoding nucleoside triphosphate pyrophosphatase has translation MNAPLALVLASASPARLGVLRTAGLDPHVLVSGVDEDALLDGLRSSPEQVRVQALADAKADDVAARLTEPTPAVVIGCDSMLLIDGELQGKPADAEQARARWRQMAGRDGILLTGHAVRRVVGGRVVGAAGAVGSTVVRMGRPSEAELDAYLATGEPLRVAGALTIDGFGGWFVDGIDGDAGNVLGISLPLTRQLLAQVGVPVTDLWRRPDQRATEHSP, from the coding sequence ATGAACGCCCCGCTGGCGCTCGTGCTGGCCTCGGCCTCCCCGGCCCGGCTCGGGGTGCTGCGCACCGCGGGCCTGGACCCGCACGTGCTCGTCTCCGGGGTGGACGAGGACGCGTTGCTGGACGGGCTGCGCTCGTCCCCGGAGCAGGTGCGGGTGCAGGCCCTGGCCGACGCCAAGGCCGACGACGTGGCCGCCCGGTTGACCGAGCCGACCCCGGCGGTGGTGATCGGCTGCGACTCGATGCTGCTGATCGACGGTGAGCTGCAGGGCAAACCGGCCGACGCCGAACAGGCCCGCGCCCGGTGGCGGCAGATGGCCGGCCGGGACGGGATCCTGCTCACCGGCCACGCGGTGCGCCGGGTGGTCGGCGGCCGGGTGGTCGGCGCGGCCGGCGCGGTGGGCTCCACCGTGGTCCGGATGGGCCGGCCCAGCGAGGCCGAGCTCGATGCCTACCTGGCCACCGGCGAACCGCTGCGGGTCGCCGGGGCCCTGACCATCGACGGGTTCGGCGGCTGGTTCGTCGACGGCATCGACGGTGACGCCGGCAACGTGCTGGGCATCTCGTTGCCGCTGACCCGTCAGCTGCTGGCGCAGGTCGGCGTGCCGGTCACCGACCTGTGGCGCCGGCCCGACCAGCGGGCCACCGAGCACTCTCCCTGA
- a CDS encoding acetyl/propionyl/methylcrotonyl-CoA carboxylase subunit alpha, with the protein MHTVLIANRGEIAVRVARACRDAGLRSVAVYADPDRDALHVRVADEAFALGGSTPKDSYLDMAKLLDVAARAGADAVHPGYGFLSENADFAQAVIDAGLTWIGPTPQAIRDLGDKVTARHIALRVGAPLVPGTKEPVAGADEVVAFAQEHGLPVAIKAAFGGGGRGLKVARTLEEIPHLYESAVREAVTAFGRGECFVERYLDRPRHVEAQVLADQHGTVIVVGTRDCSLQRRYQKLVEEAPAPFLTGEQRAAIHTAARAICAEAGYHGAGTVEFLVGEDGSVSFLEVNTRLQVEHPVSEETSGIDLVREQFRIADGEKLRWIDDLPPRGHSIEFRLNGEDPGRGFLPAPGVVSRFVPPAGPGVRVDSGVESGSEIGGAFDSLLAKIIVTGADRTEALQRSRRALAEMVVEGMATVLPFHRAVLEDPAFTAADGSFAVHTRWIETEFDNTLEPFDVASAVPAGEPAARQEIVAEVNGRRVRVSLPAELAVRSSGPAPARRSSSKRGGAAHHAPGGGGDAVVAPMQGTVVKVAVAVGDTVAQGDVVAVVEAMKMENPITAHKAGTVASIAVEVGGAVTAGALVAQIEDAPGGTST; encoded by the coding sequence GTGCACACCGTGCTGATCGCCAACCGCGGCGAGATCGCCGTCCGCGTCGCCCGTGCCTGCCGCGACGCCGGGCTGCGGTCGGTTGCCGTCTACGCCGACCCGGACCGCGATGCCCTGCACGTCCGGGTCGCCGACGAGGCGTTCGCGCTGGGCGGCTCCACGCCCAAGGACTCCTACCTGGACATGGCCAAGCTGCTGGACGTGGCCGCCCGGGCCGGGGCGGACGCGGTCCACCCCGGTTACGGTTTCCTGTCCGAGAACGCCGATTTCGCCCAGGCGGTGATCGACGCCGGGCTGACCTGGATCGGCCCGACCCCGCAGGCCATCCGCGACCTCGGGGACAAGGTGACCGCCCGGCACATCGCCCTGCGAGTCGGGGCGCCGCTGGTCCCGGGCACCAAGGAGCCGGTGGCCGGGGCCGACGAGGTGGTGGCCTTCGCCCAGGAGCACGGGCTGCCAGTGGCCATCAAGGCCGCGTTCGGCGGCGGCGGCCGCGGCCTGAAGGTGGCCCGCACGCTGGAGGAGATCCCGCACCTGTACGAGTCGGCGGTCCGCGAGGCGGTCACCGCGTTCGGTCGTGGCGAGTGCTTCGTGGAGCGCTACCTGGACCGGCCACGGCACGTCGAGGCGCAGGTGCTGGCCGACCAACACGGCACCGTGATCGTGGTCGGCACCCGGGATTGCTCGTTGCAGCGGCGCTACCAGAAGCTGGTCGAGGAGGCGCCCGCGCCGTTCCTGACCGGCGAGCAGCGGGCCGCCATCCATACCGCCGCCCGGGCCATCTGCGCGGAGGCCGGTTACCACGGCGCCGGCACGGTCGAGTTCCTGGTCGGCGAGGACGGGTCGGTGTCCTTCCTGGAGGTGAACACCCGGTTGCAGGTCGAGCACCCGGTCTCGGAGGAGACCAGCGGAATCGACCTGGTGCGCGAGCAGTTCCGCATCGCCGACGGCGAGAAGCTGCGGTGGATAGACGATCTCCCGCCGCGCGGGCACTCGATCGAGTTCCGGCTCAACGGCGAGGACCCCGGCCGCGGGTTCCTGCCCGCCCCCGGCGTGGTGTCCCGGTTCGTCCCGCCGGCCGGCCCGGGGGTGCGGGTGGATTCCGGGGTGGAGTCCGGCTCGGAGATCGGCGGCGCGTTCGACTCGCTGCTGGCCAAGATCATCGTCACCGGCGCGGACCGCACCGAGGCGCTGCAGCGGTCGCGCCGGGCGCTGGCCGAGATGGTGGTCGAGGGCATGGCCACGGTGCTGCCCTTCCACCGGGCCGTGCTGGAGGATCCGGCCTTCACCGCCGCCGACGGGTCGTTCGCCGTGCACACCCGGTGGATCGAAACCGAGTTCGACAACACGCTCGAGCCCTTCGACGTCGCGTCGGCGGTGCCGGCCGGCGAGCCGGCGGCGCGGCAGGAGATCGTCGCCGAGGTCAACGGGCGGCGGGTCCGGGTCAGCCTGCCGGCCGAACTCGCGGTCCGCAGCAGCGGCCCGGCCCCGGCCCGCCGGTCGTCGAGCAAGCGGGGCGGCGCGGCCCATCACGCACCCGGTGGCGGCGGCGACGCCGTCGTCGCCCCCATGCAGGGCACCGTGGTCAAGGTGGCGGTGGCGGTCGGTGACACGGTCGCCCAGGGCGACGTCGTCGCGGTGGTCGAGGCGATGAAGATGGAAAATCCGATCACCGCGCACAAGGCCGGCACGGTCGCCTCGATCGCCGTCGAGGTCGGCGGCGCGGTGACCGCCGGCGCGTTGGTGGCCCAGATCGAGGACGCCCCGGGCGGCACCAGCACCTGA
- a CDS encoding cytochrome P450 family protein, with amino-acid sequence MIRLVVGRLSAGVIAAQRPLKVVAYHHSVAPVKRLLLEATTFVDWALIWPNIQNGAMRLYHEVYGGNFFFGKAVMITDHATTKREIACPAHRGERFMGVDIVSSDPNVFATNTGILNQNPPIRAATRAYLDEHVFTPDVMALSLDDVQALAAPILAEWRQDDRMATMLAIRATVTRVFLRILTGVTISADESDACTRSYVRGFTEASLFHGYAPWMLGLLGTHERLRKQTYTPLERHGMDLMAVDVTMFAAMFSVGTLVLRCVEDTRRFGIRYRDLDQAQRRALVFESIRLFPTVTTVHRRLTEPEDVQVSGRTVHLEVGDEIAYPFVCANRDPSVFADPDAMDLGRSEESRDEILSWSKAPHACPAKDLSVHVTMAMLDVLSERFELSALRIVNPQF; translated from the coding sequence GTGATACGCCTGGTCGTGGGCCGCCTGTCCGCCGGGGTGATCGCCGCCCAGCGGCCGCTCAAAGTCGTGGCCTATCACCACAGCGTGGCGCCGGTGAAGCGATTGCTGTTGGAAGCCACCACCTTCGTCGACTGGGCGCTGATCTGGCCGAACATCCAGAACGGGGCCATGCGGCTGTATCACGAGGTCTACGGCGGCAACTTCTTTTTCGGCAAGGCCGTCATGATCACCGATCATGCGACGACCAAACGGGAGATCGCCTGCCCGGCCCATCGGGGCGAGCGATTCATGGGGGTCGACATCGTCAGCTCCGACCCGAACGTCTTCGCCACCAACACCGGCATTCTCAACCAGAATCCGCCGATTCGGGCCGCCACCCGGGCCTACCTGGACGAGCACGTGTTCACCCCGGATGTGATGGCGCTGAGCCTGGACGACGTGCAGGCGCTCGCCGCGCCGATCCTGGCCGAGTGGCGGCAGGACGACCGGATGGCCACGATGCTGGCCATCCGGGCCACCGTCACCCGGGTGTTCCTGCGCATCCTGACCGGCGTCACCATCTCGGCCGACGAGAGCGATGCCTGCACCCGCAGCTACGTCCGCGGCTTCACCGAGGCCTCGCTGTTCCACGGCTACGCGCCCTGGATGCTCGGGCTGCTCGGCACCCACGAACGGCTGCGCAAGCAGACCTACACCCCACTCGAGCGGCACGGCATGGATCTGATGGCCGTCGACGTGACGATGTTCGCGGCGATGTTCTCCGTGGGCACCCTGGTCCTGCGCTGCGTGGAGGACACCCGGCGCTTCGGCATCCGCTACCGCGACCTGGACCAGGCCCAGCGGCGGGCGTTGGTGTTCGAGTCGATCCGACTGTTCCCGACCGTCACCACGGTGCACCGGCGCCTCACCGAACCCGAGGACGTGCAGGTGTCGGGCCGCACCGTCCATCTCGAGGTCGGCGACGAGATCGCCTACCCGTTCGTGTGCGCCAATCGCGACCCGAGCGTCTTCGCCGATCCCGATGCGATGGACCTGGGGCGGTCGGAAGAGTCCCGGGACGAGATCCTGTCGTGGTCCAAGGCCCCGCACGCCTGCCCGGCCAAGGACCTGTCGGTGCACGTCACCATGGCCATGCTGGACGTGCTGAGCGAACGGTTCGAGCTGTCCGCCCTGCGCATCGTCAATCCCCAGTTCTGA
- a CDS encoding Dyp-type peroxidase, with amino-acid sequence MTAGEPDLDQLQGLLTSAFPRSPAGRYVLVALPDAERGRAWLRSLLPMITFSDEVDQQIRARRAADRPAVNVAFTAAGLAALGVPADRTADFSREFREGMVTPHRQRILGDLDGSPSDPRGWRWGGPGTDPVHAVLLLFGADEAALDDVVGELLGAATGVRVVHTVPTVSIADGREHFGFRDAIASPWVPGLHRDRAKRDRVAAGELVLGRPDLTGQPEPFPPVGRDGSYLVIRQLAQDVPGFWTALRQSVGDAQAVRWAAKMTGRWPDGTALIRSPGGAAADPSDDFGYHDDPDGVRCPLGAHIRRANPRDGLGTRPDESIRLVNRHRIFRRGRPFGAAAPWPTWPAGIDPVVVDSGPPDDSGERGVVFVCLGASLARQFEFVTQSWVNNPKFAGLYDEADPITGAPHRRMSGSRGSAIGFEFTAPGPVLNERIDRPATYVRCVGGGYFFLPGRRGLALIAAEA; translated from the coding sequence GTGACCGCCGGCGAGCCCGACCTCGATCAGCTGCAGGGGCTGCTGACCAGCGCATTTCCCCGCTCGCCGGCCGGCCGGTACGTGCTGGTCGCCCTGCCGGATGCCGAACGCGGGCGCGCCTGGCTGCGCTCGCTGCTGCCCATGATCACGTTCTCGGACGAGGTCGACCAGCAGATCCGGGCCCGGCGCGCCGCGGACCGGCCGGCCGTCAACGTGGCCTTCACCGCCGCCGGCCTCGCCGCCCTGGGCGTGCCGGCGGACCGCACGGCGGACTTCTCCCGGGAATTCCGTGAGGGCATGGTCACCCCGCACCGCCAGCGCATCCTGGGCGATCTGGACGGCTCGCCCAGCGACCCGCGCGGCTGGCGCTGGGGCGGGCCGGGCACCGATCCGGTCCATGCGGTGCTGCTGCTCTTCGGGGCGGACGAGGCCGCCCTGGACGACGTCGTAGGCGAGCTGCTCGGCGCGGCCACCGGGGTCCGGGTCGTGCACACCGTCCCGACCGTGTCGATCGCGGACGGCCGCGAGCACTTCGGGTTCCGGGACGCGATCGCCAGCCCCTGGGTGCCCGGGTTGCACCGGGATCGCGCGAAACGGGACCGGGTCGCGGCCGGCGAGCTCGTCCTCGGCCGGCCCGACCTGACCGGGCAGCCGGAACCCTTCCCGCCGGTGGGCCGGGACGGCAGCTACCTGGTGATCCGCCAGCTGGCCCAGGACGTGCCCGGCTTCTGGACGGCCCTGCGGCAGTCGGTGGGCGACGCGCAGGCCGTGCGGTGGGCCGCGAAGATGACCGGCCGCTGGCCGGACGGCACCGCGCTGATCCGCTCCCCCGGCGGCGCGGCGGCCGACCCGTCCGATGATTTCGGTTACCACGACGACCCGGACGGTGTCCGCTGCCCGCTGGGCGCCCACATCCGGCGGGCCAACCCCCGCGACGGGTTGGGGACCCGGCCGGACGAGTCGATCCGGCTGGTGAACCGGCACCGGATCTTCCGCCGGGGCCGGCCGTTCGGCGCGGCGGCACCCTGGCCCACCTGGCCTGCCGGCATCGACCCGGTCGTCGTGGACAGCGGGCCGCCGGACGACAGCGGTGAGCGGGGGGTCGTTTTCGTCTGCCTCGGCGCCAGCCTGGCCCGGCAGTTCGAGTTCGTCACGCAGTCTTGGGTGAACAACCCGAAGTTCGCCGGGCTCTACGACGAAGCCGACCCGATCACCGGCGCACCCCACCGGCGGATGTCCGGGTCGCGCGGGTCGGCGATCGGATTCGAGTTCACCGCGCCCGGGCCCGTCCTCAACGAGCGGATCGACCGGCCGGCCACCTACGTGCGCTGCGTCGGCGGCGGCTACTTCTTCCTGCCCGGCCGCCGCGGACTGGCGCTGATCGCCGCGGAGGCCTGA